The Solanum lycopersicum chromosome 8, SLM_r2.1 DNA segment atattttttctaaggAACTCCATTttttcaaacttcaaatttaaaagtttttttacaATGTCATCATTTAGAttctaaaacttttttttatggaGAGCACAACTCATTGAAATGTGTTTctcatgaaaaagaaaaacatgtcAATTTAGtgtattatgatgaattaaaaattgaattggaccatttaaaaaacaaattaaaattatgagaaCCTTTCTAAATAGGACAACATtataagaatcaaaataagTGAACTATTTAGTGATTTGTTTtataatttacaaattttataGATTTGGGTTATCATATAAAAACTTGAGTTTAATACTATTCTGCcggttatttttttaatattcttttatgcagttatttacaaattttatagATTTGGGTTATCATATAAAGATTTTCCTAACTTTTCAAGTTTCTAAGCAGGCAGGTCTTTGTGTTACCACTCTACTATAGCCTCCAAATTCAGTTAATTGAAATAGACAAATTCTAATAATGGCAAGAAGAGTCGTTTACAATGAGATATCAGTTatgatttttaagaaataaaactaCAATGAAGGCATGGTAAATTTTGTGTAGAAACTACATTTATTGATTGATTTCTGAAATTAAGGCCCCAAATTAACAACGATTAGGTCAATATTTGCATAAAAAACGACCAGTTAAAAGTCAGTGTATATGATAATTCCAACATCTTATTAACCTTTAACAATAATGAAGATTTCCATATAGAAGAGGATGATTGATATCGATGATTATCGAATTTGGCTACAAAAATATACTCTGAATTTCAAGTGAGGGGAGAAAATTCTAACTTTTCAATATTGAACAAAGAAACAGTGTTAACTACCTCTATTTTTTCTACATTTATATATGACGACGATATTTCACATTACTTGAGAGAAACAATAGGCTTAAGATACAAGAAAGGAAGAGGTAAGTGTACGCTGTCTCCAACTAATTTAAGGCTGTGTTTATGAATTATTtcgagaaaatattttcataaacataTGACACTTTTGGCAagccttttttaaaaatttagaatgcAGTCAAGCTGACCCTCCAATGAATTGTATAAATATGGTATTTAACTACACAGAATCAATGTTAACCAAACAGagcataaaataatacaagCTTTTAACACCTGGTAATAACtatacaaaattcaaataattaccAAGCAGAGTATAAAATAATACAGGTATTTATACCAGGATAATTTTTCCCTTGTTCTGGTAACCAAACGTTACAgctttcaagtttcaacttaCTAGTGGGGTCCCAGCAAGCTTACAGGGTTGTATAATAACTACAATAAGCGACATCTGATGGAAGACAAGGGTAAAAAGATGCCTCAAAATGTTGTTGGTACCAAATTCGAACTTTTGAAACATTACAGTAGCGTTACCAGGGGTCGGAGCAGCTTATCTAAAATACACGATTATTTGTCTTTCTACATCACACTTTGTCGAATGTCACCATTGTTCACTATGCCACGAAAAATAGGAAAATCATAAGGAAGAAAATCAACACAAAGAATATCTTAATCATTAGCCACCGATTTGACGAGATGCTATTGAGGTACTTGAGCAGAGCCCCTTGTGCCCCTTCCACATTTGTTAGTGTGTCGTCCATGTTCTCATCAATCCTGTGACAGAAACCAAGACATTACTTTCCTATTAAAGAATTTGTTACCATCCCCACCCCACTGTATCTTGGTCAGAAGTCGTAACTAAGGACTATATTGTGAGTATCAATTTAATATCAACAATCAGGTAGTACAAGGTTTTACACACTATAGAATGACAGCAGGAGAAGCAACAATCTTTTTAAGTGGACTGCACTCAAGATTCTAAATACAGATAACTCAAAATATAAGAACCTTCCATCAACTTTCAGATTTTTCTCTAATCAATTTGGGGTAAAGCAGTAAATCTTACTTGCTGATTGCACAAACATCATATTTGAAGAACATTTACAACATCCAACGCAAATTTGActtcaaatattattaataatgtacAAAAGATTTACTTGTAAATGAAAAGAAGTGTGCCAAGGCAAAGAATTACACTACATGTCACAATAGAAAGAggtgttaaaataaaataagatggTGGGGTTCACTGAGAGTACACACAGCACATTTTATGTTAACCACAAGTACATGTGCATGTCATGTTAATGACCCTTGAGGAACTTCAAAAGTTCAATGTAACATAGAACTtaccaattattatttttaagaactCAGAAGAATTAGCCCGTTTCttccaacataaatataaaataatataaaagacACTAGGTCTTCTAATCCCTATAACTAGGGGACAGTGGATGCATGATCTGATCCCATATTGGCAAATTAATGTTTCTCAGTCCAGAAGTTCATGCTAAGGTTAAAATCAACTTTTACCATGCAAAATAGGATATTAACAAGAGAAGACATCATAGTATTGATCAGATTGACCATCCAAAACTAATGATTAGTTGATAGAAATTAACAAACAAACTATTCATCACTTGGCATCCCATCTCATATACTTAACTTTACCACTAGGAGACAACAATGGTGTCAACTGGTTGTACAAAGATAACTACGAAAATACAATGCACTGAGATCTCCTAAATCCTTCTATTATCAtcaccattattattattattatcatcatcatctccTACATCTGTTTATTTTCTGAGAACAAAAACAATTGTTATACAAACCTGATTGCAACCTCCCCTTGCTGAGAAACCAAAGTAGCAAGCTGATTAAAAATGCTGCCCAGCTCATGGATAGTAGACTCGACATTTTGTAGAGCTTCGGCTCTACTCTGCATGTAGCTGTCTTGCAATGGAACTatctgctgctgctgctgttgttgttgatCCTGCAACAATGGCTGTGTGTCTCCATCACCTTGCTTCCTACAAGAGGGGAAAAACTTATTCATACTTAAAAATAACCCAAAGCAAGCGCGAAAAACAGATTTAAAAAAGGGTCTGGTTTACCTTAGTTATATTTCTAGATAATCATTACAGTTTCGACAGCAAAAAGTACCAAAAGATGTTATTTTTGTACATCATATTTTGCTGCAGATATTTTACTTATACTGATTGGTTGCTAGCATATGAGAGTTCTTCCAAACATTACTAACaatatttaacttattaaaaaagtGAATGACCATTATCCACTGAGTTTAGAAGGCTGTGATTGGTCCAAAGGGCGGATCACGGATGGATTTCTCAGTTATcaaaaaaaaagtgcatgaacatgTGACTTACAGCACCTAAATCTAATCTAAATCAAGATCGGGTCAGACAAGACATATGAATCCGCATTGTCCATTTAGACTAAACTCATTCCAATATTCTATAAATTTAGGCTTCCTAACCCTAAAAATACACTACTAAAAGAAGTGGATACTTTTGGTGGGACAATAATGGAGCCTGATAGACTTAGATGGAGACACAGTTCAGAAGGAAGTTTCACTGTAGATAAGGAATACAAGAGGGAGAACAGCATTATGCAGGAGGAAGAGCTAAAGATATGGAGAAATGTATGGAAGAAGATAGCCCCTATAAAAGTGAAACGTTTCACATGGCTAGTGGTAAGAAAGGCATGTCTTACTCATCAAGTGTTATGTTACAAAAGAGGAGAGAGTTGTGGTGACTAGATGTTTTTTGTGCAATGAGACTAGGGAGACAAACAATCACTTGTTCCTACACTGTAAATTCACTGCCCAATTGTGGAACATGTTTTTCAGTCTCACAAAGACAGTGTGGACAATGCAGGAACATACAGCCAATCTTGAGTTGTTGGATGAAAAGAGGGGGAAGTAAAAGTCAGAAAAATGGTGGAGGATTATACCTCTTGCATATGGTGGTCAGTCTGGAGGGAGAGAATTGGAAGGTGTTTTTAAGACAAAATCAGACCAGTTCATGATATGAAATGGAACTGCCTGGAGactttaattttttggtgtaaacataATTGTATAGAGGAAATAGAGGAGTTAGTAGAATTTCTAGGAGCTTTGTAAAGCTAGAGTCTACTTGTTTCATAACTTGTTTCTGATGGTGGCCGGGACATTCCCAATGCTGAAGAATACAACAGTACTAATTCTCAAAAAATACACTACACTCTCAACTTGCCCACAAACCcccaaacaaaataagaaaaactctTGGTAAACGTTGGACTAATATGACTGGGCCAACAAGATTTAGCCTTAAGCTTAACTAGTTGAGGATCTTTTTCTTCTATTATACTCTAGTTTTTGCTAAGTCTGCATGGATTCAAGAGATTGTAGATCTCTCAAAATAACTTCCTTTCTACGATTTTAGGTCTAACTTGTTTTGTAACATCTTCAACACCACCAAAACTAGCTTTTGTAGGCTCCCTAGGCCCTTTGACTAAGCAGTGACCAGAATAGAACAAGGCAATAAAAACCTCCACCAGTAACATGCATCTACTTCAATTGCCTACAATAAGATACCTCCAGTGATGATAACTCATATCTACCCTCCCATGTCCCTCAGCTACTTCGTTTGGACCTTATAGGGCACCATCTGTCGTGGTGGGGGCCATCTTTATTGACCATAGCACAAACACCACCACACTGCCTCTATTTTACTTAACTTACACTACATTGCTATGTGTACTCTGTAGACTTAATAACCATCACTGAGTATTGTCATTCCagtattcatatataatacttTCTGATCAATTTGTGCCATTTGACAAAAATTGTGACTAAAACCCTAtagttattaaaataatacaaatttggCTAGAATTAAAAGAGGGAGAGATATATTAAGATGAGATCAAATAGATAACCAACAAATATAGCAAGTGAAAAGAATGCACAAAGTTCCAACGCAGGCAGTTAGAGTAACTAGGTAATTAAGTCAAAAGAGTGTAAACAATACAATTTTTAGTATTTACTGATAGAagataaataatgaaatgataaatggaGGCTTATGGGAGGAAAAAGACAAGGCAAGAATAGTGAGTGTTAAAGGGAAGGGGCATGGGGAAGTGTGGGTAAGGGGTAGGAGTGTGCCATTTAAATTTCTCATGATTTTTAAAGCAAAAGATCACGTGAAACCAAACATCCAGGAGATTAGCCCCCAAATCATTTTAACAGATAGAGATCAAAACTTCCGACCACTAGAACCGTTACCAAACAACATTCATCCAAACAAGGTgtgtttttaattcaatttcacCAATTCAAGAATATAAGTTTCATTGAAGAAGGGGGCTGAGAAAAATTTGTATTTAGCTCAGATTAGACAAATAGGATAAAATAAAGGTACTTAGTACTATCGTAGACCATGTTTGGAGAAGCTATTATACGGACTGTCCAGTAGTTAACTCAGGGAGACAGGTTAGGCGATAGACTTTAAAGGTTATTCCCACAAGAGGAAGAGTTATAACAAATGAATcatttgtaatttctttttggcATCAACATGGGTATATCAGTAATCATGTCAAGATTACCAAAAGCAAAGGTTGGAAAGAAGAACAAACTCCTAAAGTTTCATCTATTCTTTTGAATTAGTTAAAATCattgtaataaaaatatagaaagcAAGACATTCCCATAATTACAAAAGAAACTCATGGCTACTAATATATTCAGTGATAGCAGGCCTGTAAGGCATGAACTGCTAAGACCGTGCATTTCCTCACCTTGGAAATAACTGAGAAGAAGAAGGTGAATCATTAGCCCAAGGAGGAGGGCTGGCTGATGTACTAGCAGTATTCCTTGAAGCTAGTGGACGTTGGCGCATAAATGGATTTGAAGCTTCTTTGCTAGTCGATGAAGAAAACATCTGTCTTCtgttctcatgaaccttcataTTCTGGTAACAGAAAtccaagaaaatttaaataaacaaGATGAAGTGTACTTTTTCTATGTTAACGACCAAAAAGTTGGCGGGATACAACATGGAGCCACGAAAAATAGTAAATAGAAGCCTTTGCTAAATTGAGACTCACAAAGATCTATTTGAGTAAGAAAACAGGCTAACAAAGAAGATATAACCAGCATCTGGCTAGTCTCACCTCTGTCCGCATGGTGAGTACTTCTTTGAACTCCTTTGTGGCAGTCATCAGCCTGTTCTTCAAGTCATCTACAACAGTCGTCGAGTGACTAGTGGTATCACTATTACCACTTTCATTACGAGCATTAGAGTGAAGCTGGAGATCTACTACAGCAGAGTTAAGTGCTGTAATATCTTGCTTGATGACTGCAGTCAACTCTTGGATTTCCGTAGTCGGATCATCAAAAACGGAAGTCCTTTTTGCCACTGGAATGAACATAAACCACTATTAGATAAAGATCACAAACCTTGACCCTGATTATAATCACAACATAAATAAGTGTCAAAGAGCCAAGGTGCCTGGTATAAACCaataatatgtttaaaaaataaaagaagtgtGAACATCTAGCATCTACACTTTGCATCTTCTCTTTTACAGTTTGAGAAGAAACCAAAGCATAAAGATCAAGTTAGTAGGCACATGAAATCTAGGGAAGGACAGCAGTATTAAAGATAAACTTGAACAAGAAAATCCATCATGGTCTTTCTAGGACTTGAGAAGAAGGTTAAATTCTATCCTAAGTTGCGGGGACATTTCACTTACGATTCCGCACCTGTGTCAGATTCCAAAATACATTACTTTTGGAGAAGCCAACACACACCCATTGACCTTTTTGAAGGGTCCAAGCAACATAAGATTTAGCAACTCATTCCCCAAATCTCCTTAGCATCCAAAAGAAAGATCAGTGCCCAAGTTTGCACCTATATTTCCTTTTACATGAATTTGTAACACCGTGGTTAAATCATTATACACAACCAACTGAGCTTCCCCACGAAACCCATGATGAGAAAACATAAAGGGAGGTCATAACTAGGGCATGTAAGGGAACTTCGAAATCTAGTAACCCAAAATTGATGACTTTTTCACTTCAATAGGCAAAAGGTATGTCCTAAAGCATAGATTTTCCAAATAAAACTAGGCGTGAATGTTGTTTCTGAATAAGAGGGATTTCACCAAATAATGAAAACATATTGAAATGGCTGAAAAGAAAACCCAAGGAGTAAAAGAAAGATAGTAAAGAGAGAACCATTAAGGTAAAGTTAACCCCAGAAACAGAAGAAAAAAGATTAGCTTCAAAGCACCATAGAATAAAGTATTCCATTCTTTACAGAATACAATTTAATAGGATttggataagaaaaataaaaggtcATAGTAGAAGAAACAACAAACTGCACAATCCGGAAAGTAACAGAACTGAACTTGGAAGAGAACTTTTCCTCTGTGAAAGCTCTTTGCTGCTTTTTCCACAACTCTAATGCTTAGCAATCAACAAAAATGGAAGATTCCAAGTGGATCACTG contains these protein-coding regions:
- the LOC101250531 gene encoding syntaxin-32; translation: MPVKVASASLRDRTQEFQSIAERLKKSFSSVQNGSISTSTSSGSRSEEQRTTIAMQSEFNRRASKIGFGIHQTSQKLAKLAKLAKRTSVFDDPTTEIQELTAVIKQDITALNSAVVDLQLHSNARNESGNSDTTSHSTTVVDDLKNRLMTATKEFKEVLTMRTENMKVHENRRQMFSSSTSKEASNPFMRQRPLASRNTASTSASPPPWANDSPSSSQLFPRKQGDGDTQPLLQDQQQQQQQQIVPLQDSYMQSRAEALQNVESTIHELGSIFNQLATLVSQQGEVAIRIDENMDDTLTNVEGAQGALLKYLNSISSNRWLMIKIFFVLIFFLMIFLFFVA